In Rhinolophus ferrumequinum isolate MPI-CBG mRhiFer1 chromosome 3, mRhiFer1_v1.p, whole genome shotgun sequence, the DNA window GATCATTTTCATGTACGGTATTTCATGTCACAATTACTGGGATATTCCCAACATGTCACCAATTCTTAAAGTTAAAGTTTAggttaattagaaaacaaatttacGTTTGATGAACTGTCTTTTATTACTTGGCCAGTAATAATAAGTTTCATTGCTCTCCTAAACCAAgggtaaaataaagcataaatgaAAGGATTTAGAGCAGAGTTACAATAACCGAACCAGGAAAATATCTCATAAACATATGAAGGTGTTATAAAACccaaaaaagaatcaataaatgaGTCAATCATATATGGTAACCATGAGATCAAAAATGCTACCACTGTGACACCCAGTGTTttagctgcttttctctctctcttcgcCACCCTAATTTTGTGTGTCCCTGATACCTCTTCCACTTTACTATTAATGTTTTCAATCCTTTTAGCCTGTTTTCTAGCCACAAGAAAAATATTACTGTACAGAATTATTATAACACAAGTAGGggtgaaaaataacagaaaatctaCCCAAAGCCAAAATTGATTTACAACAACTTGACAACCCCCTACACAGTTGAGGGCACTAGATAATTCCTCCAGCCCGTCGTCATAGGCACCTGTATAGAACACGGCCCCGCTGTAGGCGAGGGGCAGGATCCAGGAAACGCCAATGCATATCCCTGACACAGACACCGTGAACTTGGTAGGATAGACCAGAGGGTCAGTAACAGCAATGTACCTGTCGATGGAGATGAAGCACAAATGGAAGAGAGACGAGTAACAGAATGCCACATCGCAGCACGTGTGGAAAGTACAGAAGCTTCGCCCAAAGTACCAGCAGCTCTCCACCGACCTGACCATGCTGAAGGGCATCACGGTCACCCCCACCAGAAAGTCAGCACAGGCCAGGGAGGCGATGAGGAGGTTGGTTGGAGAGTGCAGCTGCTTGAAGTGAAGGATTGAAGTCATCACCAGGAGGTTTCCAAACACCGCCAGCACAGCCCCAGAGGCAAACACGGTGTAGAGAATCAGGCGGGGTCCTGGCGAGTAGGGAGTCTTCACACAGGACCCGGTCACGTTCTCATAGCAGAGCTGCGCAGATGCAGGGGGGGACGAGTTGCCGCTCATGATGCTGCTGTGAACACCATGTCAGCGCTTGCAGAAGTTCTGCCCTTTTGCCAATCACTTAAAATAAAGCAATTCTATATTTcctgaagagagagaagagattttttaaatgaatacccGTGTTATAGTTACCAGATATTATCTCCATGCTATTTCAAGTCACATATCCATTTTAAGTTTAACCTCTGAACATATAATGTTACATCGCTCAGTAAACAGCAATGTAGTCAATTTAAATACTCAATCAAcgtttaattattattaattgttacCATTATGACACTTtaggaaaaaattggaaacaatttccTAAATTCAGAAAGCATTTAACATCAACTACATCTGTTGCAAATTTGCTTTGGCCACAAAAGATTTCTTGCCTTGCAATTTATCAAATATCTTTTACTCCCTGGTCTTGCTACAGAAGATATACCGCTTTGTCAAGTTAGTGAGATGTGTGTGATGTGTTATTTATTAGTTCCGTTTTCCTACCCACCCTCCAAGCCTGAGGAGTAATGACACTAACCCCCAGGACGCACAGGCAAATCCCATATCCCAAAGCATCTAACGTGGAGTCCCTGGAGTGCACGTGTGAACAGGGAGAAGACACTTATATTTATAATGTccacttaaaatatattgtttgatGTAGAACAGCCTCAGTAGTGAAGCCCACAGGGATGACtttacaaaggaaaatgagagaacaCTCttacacataaacaaaaatgcaaaaagtcCCAAAGAAACTTTTACAAACTAAagccagcaatatataaaaagatgataCATCATAATTGGCATCTACGATACATCCATTCTTGGCATCAAAGAATGGAAGTTTGCTATAATGTTAGAAAGTCTATCAATTTAATTCAGTTTAAAGTCTATAAAGTCTATTCATTGAAAGTCTATTCATTTAACTTTAACAGATTAGAATTTTATGATTATCTGATGAAATGCAACAAAAGCATGTGATCAAATTCTAAATGTACTCATTACCAAAATGAAAAAGTCTTAGCAGCCAAAATACAGGAGGACTTTTGTACGTATGAAGTTCTgtagaaaaaaaggggggggctaTCACATATGATATACTTCATAGTGAAATTGGAGTGTATTCTTTGTAAGATGAGTAATAAGGCAGAGAGGCTTCAGTAATCAGAAGATGCAGGGGGCCTAAGTCCTCACAAGACTTCCATAAATCCAACTATATTCCAGTTTCTGTTACTGTCTCTGAGCAACCAGCAGACACACATAAATTCAATCAGTCTTCTTCTAAGAACAGTTAGTATCTCACTTGTAGGTCTGCTTCACCATGCAGAGATAGGGGGTAGCAGACAATAGGAAGACAGGGAATTCTGCAGTTAATTTTAGCCACAGcaacatacacataaaaaaaaaaaaaaacacacaaaacaaacaaacgaacaaaaaacctGCTTCTATAGATGCCTGGCTCGTTCCATCATCCGAACCTAATTTCAAGAGTCTGCGATGGGCTCATAATTCAAAGCCCAAAGTCTGATTTCTATTGTATTGAAAATGATATTCTAACCCTTTAGTGTGACCTATGAGATTTTGAATAGTCTTAACCCTGCAAAACTCTCTAACTACATCCTATTACATTCTGCCCCAGCTCAATGTGCTCCAACCATGTTTCGCCACTCCCATCCTCTCACTACCCGCAACAACATGCCCCAGGAGCTTTGCACAGGCTGTCTCACCTACCCGCATCACTCTTTCCTCAGGTCTTCACAGAGCTGGCTCCTTGTCATCCTTCAGGTCATAGCTTTTACATGACTTCCTCAGAAAAATCGTCTTAGCTGAAGTTGATATCACTCTTTTATCCTTTCATTTACCTTGTTTTCTCATTGTCTTAATTGTGCTTACCAGAATTTgttataatcttatttttttacttgcgttctgtctgtctgtctctcccaatGATGTGCAAACTCCATGAGGTCAGGCACTTTCCTCAGTATCACCATGAGTAAACAatgcagtttttgttgttgttttgtttctctgctcctttgttgttgttttgtttcagtcAGGTGAGTGGGTAAATAACATAGAAATCCATTCCCCAGCATTGGGAGAATacacagaaatgcattttttaaaagaatagaatagTGAGTTGGCCTTGTCTGAAGAATTTTTTGAATATGGTATTAAATCATTTAACGTTTGGTGTTCAGCAAGCCTTTTCATTCTTAGGCGTCAGTAAGTGGGATCTAACCCTCCATACTTTTTATTTCAGCTGTTGATTATTCCTGAGTCTGGTGTTATCCAGGAAACTGGAATTAAACACTCAACAATTGATGCACCCCTCTGCTTGAAATTCTGGTTTCTTTAGTGTCACTCAGTGTGCTGTGCTTTCAGGTTAAACCCACATTGTTTCAATCTAGAAATAAAGAATGTGTAACTGGAAGTCAAGGAAACTCAGTCCTTAAGTCAAGAGCATATGGAAATGTGTGGTCTCAGCAGTACAACTTTTACTGTTATTAGTGAAACCCTAAGATCTTggattaaaaataagagaagggAATCACAGGTAGGCAGAACAAAGCTCCCCCCCCACAAGATTCCGTGTCCTAATCCCCAGGAtctatgaatatgttaccttacatggcaaatgGGACTTTGCTGATGtgatcttgagatgaggagattatcccGGCCTATCCACATGtgctcaatgtaatcacaagtgtctttatgagggaaagaggaaaggaggagagtcAGTGTGTCAGACTAGATGTGACAGTGGAGGCAGAGGTCAGACTGATGCCACCCTCTCCtgaatatccaaaaaaaaaaaaatgaatatcagATACATAAGTTATCATGATCCCAGAACAGAGTAGATGTAGTGAAGGACAATCACAATACAAACAGCATATTTCCAAATAGCATGCTTTGAGtgaaaagactaaaaataatataaaaaatgttgcCACCAGTTTTCCCTAGAGACTAAGAgttagagagatttttttttcctcttctggtcTTCttggtattttccaaattttctgtaatggatgatattaattttataattgaaagaaattatttgaaaaagaacgataaaaatgtaaaaagacacATTGTCTGTATTGTCTCATGGACAGTAAATTATCCAGCTCTGTAGGCATTAACAATGACCAACAAGACACAGCCTTCGAGTCCTTCAAAGTGTCCTCCTGGGAAAGGGGCAGGCTGGTGTCACAGAAAGCTTCCGACGCTGCTGGAGGGCCGAGGTGGTTCAAGTCTCAGTTCTGTTCCTCGTTAACTTTGTGACCTAGGAAAAtattcttaacctctctgagccccatcaCTTTGTAGAAAAGTTTTCAGTATTCAAGTTCAGtaaaggtagattttttttttaaacagtacatatgaatttttattcgtatccttctttgaaaaatgtatttccctGCCTTTTCTACCCCTTAAAAAACTACCCATTTTTAAAGCCTAATTTAGAGGCCACATCCTATTTTAAGTCTTCGTGATTGCAACAATTTATGGAGCACTGCCTGAGCCAGGTACTACGACAATTTATTTAACGTGATTATTTCACCTCATCTCCATAATGCCGTGGGGCAGGTATTGCCTCTGATGAGAGAACTGAGGGTATGGGAGGTAAATAATGTGCCCAAGATGACAGGAAAAGGATGCGGTTGAAGATGAATTTGGTCAGGCCCATCTGACTCCTTAGCCCTTACTGCTGAATACTGATCGCTCCAGAAATAAGACTGCttatttcttctccctcctgAATAGTGTAGCTCTTTGTTGTAACTTTATTAGGAACTGATTCTTATTCTgccttgtttgttcttttgtagtGATTTCCATGCCTTTGGACTAAAAGGCTTTTTACTACAACAATGACATTTCAGGAAATTTGGATTCAACAGAGTTTAGCATCACACCGTCTCCCATAGTAGGTCTCAATAAATGGTCGAGAAACTGAATAAAGTatcacatttgaaatatttgaggTAATACTACACTACACTTCTCTGAACCTTGGCCTTGAGAGATGTAGGTCAGGGCTACATACTTTGGACCTGCAGCAACATATGTAAGGCCCTCAGAACAATCCTGGGATTCTGTTCAGGACCCGCACAGAGTCCTGAAGTCGGAAGAATTGAAgggatatagaaaaatatttgtttttaagaaagctTGCCCTGTGATTCCAATTATTCCAGGATGACTGATGTTATACCTCATAATATACTTCGCTGACGTCAAAATGTGGAAATAGGGAAGGGGTACTTTCAAGACTGGCAGGTACTTTTATGTTGAGTTAAAAATGGGACAAAATGAAGGCAGCATGAGACAGACACCGGAATTTTGTGCATATTAGTCAATTTTCCAGCATAACACGTACACTTTCAATCGTttacaacaacaaacatttgcttttttacCTGAGGGTTGCAGGATGACAGCAGCTCTGCTCCCATAGACAGGTGTGCTCATCTTCTCATTCTGGGATCCAGGCTGAAGGAGCAGCTCCTTTAGAGACAATCTGTTCTCAGGGTAGAAATTCAATAGCTGGGCTCAACCGTATAATTACATGTAAAGCTTCTGTTTGAATGTGTATTGCCTTGATCAACTACATAACATGGACAAGCCCAATATCAGTGTTTCAGGAACATTAGTTCCTTCCAAGGGAGTAGGGAGCAG includes these proteins:
- the LOC117020696 gene encoding trace amine-associated receptor 6-like, whose amino-acid sequence is MSGNSSPPASAQLCYENVTGSCVKTPYSPGPRLILYTVFASGAVLAVFGNLLVMTSILHFKQLHSPTNLLIASLACADFLVGVTVMPFSMVRSVESCWYFGRSFCTFHTCCDVAFCYSSLFHLCFISIDRYIAVTDPLVYPTKFTVSVSGICIGVSWILPLAYSGAVFYTGAYDDGLEELSSALNCVGGCQVVVNQFWLWVDFLLFFTPTCVIIILYSNIFLVARKQAKRIENINSKVEEVSGTHKIRVAKRERKAAKTLGVTVVAFLISWLPYMIDSFIDSFLGFITPSYVYEIFSWFGYCNSALNPFIYALFYPWFRRAMKLIITGQVIKDSSSNVNLFSN